In a genomic window of Cynocephalus volans isolate mCynVol1 chromosome 1, mCynVol1.pri, whole genome shotgun sequence:
- the NNAT gene encoding neuronatin isoform X2, producing the protein MAAVAAASAELLIIGWYIFRVLLQVFLECCIYWVGFAFRNPPGTQPIARSEVFRYSLQKLAYTVSRTGRQVLGERRQRAPN; encoded by the exons ATGGCGGCAGTGGCGGCAGCTTCAGCTGAGCTGCTCATCATCGGCTGGTACATCTTCCGCGTGCTGCTGCAG GTGTTCCTGGAATGCTGCATTTACTGGGTAGGATTCGCTTTTCGAAATCCTCCAGGGACACAGCCCATTGCGAGAAGTGAG GTGTTCAGGTACTCCCTGCAGAAGCTGGCGTACACGGTGTCGCGGACCGGGCGGCAGGTGTTGGGGGAGCGCAGGCAGCGAGCCCCCAACTGA
- the NNAT gene encoding neuronatin isoform X1, translated as MAAVAAASAELLIIGWYIFRVLLQVFLECCIYWVGFAFRNPPGTQPIARSVQVLPAEAGVHGVADRAAGVGGAQAASPQLRPQLPALGGRIIRCSCATPPAWEPAPRRNGGSPVLPRQRSICQGQ; from the exons ATGGCGGCAGTGGCGGCAGCTTCAGCTGAGCTGCTCATCATCGGCTGGTACATCTTCCGCGTGCTGCTGCAG GTGTTCCTGGAATGCTGCATTTACTGGGTAGGATTCGCTTTTCGAAATCCTCCAGGGACACAGCCCATTGCGAGAA GTGTTCAGGTACTCCCTGCAGAAGCTGGCGTACACGGTGTCGCGGACCGGGCGGCAGGTGTTGGGGGAGCGCAGGCAGCGAGCCCCCAACTGAGGCCCCAACTCCCAGCCCTGGGCGGCCGCATCATCAGGTGCTCCTGTGCAACTCCACCAGCATGGGAGCCAGCGCCGCGCAGGAATGGGGGGTCCCCTGTGCTCCCTCGCCAGAGGAGCATTTGCCAAGGTCAGTGA
- the BLCAP gene encoding bladder cancer-associated protein, whose product MYCLQWLLPVLLIPKPLNPALWFSHSMFMGFYLLSFLLERKPCTICALVFLAALFLICYSCWGNCFLYHCSDSPLPESAHDPGVVGT is encoded by the coding sequence ATGTATTGCCTCCAGTGGCTGCTGCCCGTCCTCCTCATCCCCAAGCCCCTCAACCCCGCCCTGTGGTTCAGCCACTCCATGTTCATGGGCTTCTACCTGCTCAGCTTCCTCCTGGAGCGGAAACCTTGCACAATTTGTGCCTTGGTTTTCCTGGCAGCCCTGTTCCTCATCTGCTATAGCTGCTGGGGAAACTGTTTCCTGTACCACTGCTCCGATTCCCCGCTTCCAGAATCGGCGCACGACCCTGGTGTTGTGGGCACCTAA